The nucleotide sequence GAATTATGTCCGCATGCTCCCAACTTTCCGCAGGTTCGTAGCCCATACTCTGCAGTATACCTCTTAGCCTTTCCGAATCGTTAAAATTCATTTGGCATCCAAAAGTTTTTATGTAGTACTTCATAGTGTTAAAATTTACTACCATGGAAGAGAAAAAGCCAGAGGTCGTAGAAGAAAGCATATGGACCGCACAAGAGGCAATAAGAAAAGCTCCAAAGCTATATGGAGTGCCTACAGGTGTTGAGGGTCTTGATGAACTTTTCTTCACATCGGACATACAAGAGGGTAAGCCAGTGAGAAAACCCCTTGGTGGCATTCCTGCCTACTCGGTCACCAATATAACGGGAGTTTCTGATACGGGTAAAAGCCTTATGGCTGAGCAGTATACGGTGATGCAGGCAAGCAGAGGAGAGCCTGTTGCCTTTATAACTGTAGAGTCTCCCGCACACTTTACCATTACAGGTATAAGGGAAAGGGCAAAAGCCATGGGAATAGACTTTGAAAGCATTCAAGACCGCATAATCCTAATAGACGCTGCAAGCCACGGAAGGCTAAGGGAAAACATACCAGACCTTCTTGCCACACTGGCACATGTAATAAAGACTTACAAGGTAAGACACACGGTTATAGACTCAATAACTGGACTTTATGAAGCCCGTGAAATGCAAGCAAGAATTGTGGTGCGTCAACTCTTCAACTTTATGAAAAAGTGGTATCAGACCGCTCTTTTTATCTCTCAAAAAAGAAGCGGACATGAGGAGCTTACCGCAGAAGCTGCAGGTGGCTACGCCATAAGCCACATAGTGGACTGCTCTATGGTGCTATCTAAGGACATAATTTTTACGCAGGCACAATCAAGGCTCTACAAAAAGCCTATAGGTGAGATGGTTAGGCTCTTTCGTATAGATGGATGTAGGATGTGCGGTCATGACACAAGAACGCACTACATGGAGATAACGGAGCTCGGTCTAGTAAGGATAGGACCTCCTTTGAGTGCATGAGTTTAGCGTATGCAAAGAGAAGAAGGCAGGGAGAGGAAGGGTTTTTAAAGCTTTTAAGGATAGCAAAAAATATTAAGTTTGGAGGAGTAAGATGGATTACCATGTAAAAGACCTAAGCCTTGCGGAGCTTGGCAAAAAGAGGATTGAATGGGCAGAAAGGGATATGCCAGTGCTTAGAAGCATAAGGGAGAGGTTTTCCAAAGAAAAACCCTTTAAGGGTATACGCATATCTGCGTGCCTTCACGTTACCACAGAGACTGCAAACCTTATGATAACTCTAAAAGAAGGTGGTGCAGAGGTCTTTTTGACAGCCTCAAACCCCCTTTCTACCCAAGATGACACCGCATCCGCATTGGTAAAATACTACGACATTCCAGTTTTTGCCATAAAGGGCGAAGACACAGACACCTACTATATGCACCTAAGAGAGGTCATAAAAAGGGAACCACACATAGTGATAGACGATGGTGCGGACCTTATATCCACGCTTCATAAGGAGTTTCCCGAGCTTGCAAAAAGAGTTTACGGAGGAATGGAAGAGACCACCACAGGAGTTATAAGACTAAGGGCTATGGCTCAGCAGGGAGTTTTGCAGTTTCCCGTAATAGCGGTAAACGATGCTTATACAAAGCATATGTTTGACAACCGGTATGGCACAGGGCAGTCCACCATAGATGCCATAATGAGGGCTACCAACAGACTTATAGCAGGTTCTTACTTTGTGGTTGCAGGCTACGGATGGTGTGGCAAAGGTGTAGCCCAAAGGGCAAGAGGTATGGGAGCAACGGTTATAGTCTGCGAGGTAGACCCCATAAAGGCACTTGAGGCAAAGATGGACGGCTTCTTGGTTATGCCCATGAGAGAAGCCTGCAAACTGGGGGACTTTTTCGTGACGGTTACAGGCAATACCTCTGTAATAAGAGAGGAGCATTTTGAGAGGATGAAAGACGGTGCCATTATCTCCAACGCTGGACACTTCAACGTGGAGATAGACATAGAGGCTCTCGAAAGGTTAAGTGTGAGTAAAAGAGAGATAAGACCTTTCGTTGAGGAGTATAGGCTCAGGGATGGTAGAAGACTCTATCTTTTGGCACAAGGAAGGCTTGTAAACCTTGCCAGTGCGGAAGGTCATCCTGCTTCCGTGATGGATATGAGCTTTGCTAACCAAGCCCTCTCTGCGGAGTATATCCTCAGAAACCACCAAGACCTCAAAAAAGACGTCTACAGAGTGCCAGAAGAGATAGACAAAGAGGTGGCTTCTTTGAAGTTAAGGAGCATGGGGGTGGAGATAGACCAACTAACACCAGAGCAGGTAAAATATCTATCCTCTTGGGAGTTTGGCACTTAGTTTATACTTTAGCCTTCTGGAGGTTTAAGATGCATAAAATTCTAATCACTGACCCCATCTCGGAAAAGGGTATTGAGCTTCTTAGGCGTGAGCCAGACTTTGAGGTGGACTACGAGCCAGACATATCCTACGAGGAGCTACTTGAGGTTGTGGAAAACTATCACTGCATTATAACCAGAAGCAGAACCCCAGTCACAGGCGAGTTAATAGAAAGGGCTAAAAATCTAAAGGTCATCGGCAGGGCTGGTGTAGGTGTGGATAACGTGGATATAGAGTCTGCCTCCATGAGAGGCATATTGGTTATAAACACCCCTGGTGCCAACACCATAGGAGCAACGGAGCTAACCCTCGCTCATATGTTAAACGTTATAAGAAACGCACACATGGCACATAACAGTATGGTAGAGGGCAGGTGGGACAGAAAGAAGTTTATGGGAACAGAGCTATACGGAAAGACTCTTGGCATAATTGGTCTTGGAAACATAGGCTCACAAGTTGCCATAAGGGCAAAAGCCTTTGGCATGACCGTTTATGCCTACGACCCATACATTCCAAGAGAAAAGGCGGACAGGCTGGGCGTAAAGCTCTTTGACAACCTACACGACATGCTTCGTCAAATAGATATCCTAACTATCCACGCACCCTTGACCCACGAGACAAGAAACATGATAACAAGGAAAGAGTTTGAAATTATGAAAGACGGTGCGGTTCTTATAAACTGTGCAAGAGGTGGAATAGTAAAAGACGAGGACCTCATATGGGCTTTGGAAAGCGGTAAGCTATCGGGCGTAGGTCTTGATGTTTTCTCTGTAGAACCTCCACCAAAGGAGTTTATAGAAAAAATATCCAAGTTTCCCAACGTTTCCCTTTCCCCTCACATAGGTGCAAACACTTACGAATCTCAAGAAAACGTTGCAGTAATAATTGCCCAGCAAGTTATAAAAGCTCTAAGAGGTCAAACAGTAGAGTATGTGGTAAACGCACCCTTCCCAGACCTTTCGGTTCTAACCTTGATAAAGCCACACCTTGACCTTGCGGAAAGAATGGGCAGGTTCTTGGTCCAATGGGCGGAAGAGGGCATAAGGGAGGTGCATATAGAAGTGCGTGGAGACATAGCACAACACTTTCATCCAATAGCCTCTGCGGTCTTGATGGGAATACTAAAAGAAACGGTAGACTTTCCAGTAAACATAATAAACGCCAGCTACGTGGCAAGAGATAGAGGCATAAAGGTAGAGGAGCTTACCTCAGAAGAGAGCGAGGATTACAAGCATTATATAAAGGTAATAGCAAGAGGAGACAGCACAGAAAGAACGGTAGCAGGCTCAGTGCTTGAGGGGCATATACTAAGGATATTCCAAATAGACCGCTACCGTGTGGATGTAGAACCAG is from Aquificaceae bacterium and encodes:
- the serA gene encoding phosphoglycerate dehydrogenase, encoding MHKILITDPISEKGIELLRREPDFEVDYEPDISYEELLEVVENYHCIITRSRTPVTGELIERAKNLKVIGRAGVGVDNVDIESASMRGILVINTPGANTIGATELTLAHMLNVIRNAHMAHNSMVEGRWDRKKFMGTELYGKTLGIIGLGNIGSQVAIRAKAFGMTVYAYDPYIPREKADRLGVKLFDNLHDMLRQIDILTIHAPLTHETRNMITRKEFEIMKDGAVLINCARGGIVKDEDLIWALESGKLSGVGLDVFSVEPPPKEFIEKISKFPNVSLSPHIGANTYESQENVAVIIAQQVIKALRGQTVEYVVNAPFPDLSVLTLIKPHLDLAERMGRFLVQWAEEGIREVHIEVRGDIAQHFHPIASAVLMGILKETVDFPVNIINASYVARDRGIKVEELTSEESEDYKHYIKVIARGDSTERTVAGSVLEGHILRIFQIDRYRVDVEPEGIMLVFENRDVPGVIGKIGSILGNAGVNIAGFRLGREKKGGIALGILNLDDPIPEEVMQELRKIPQIIFAKQVVV
- a CDS encoding KaiC domain-containing protein, which translates into the protein MEEKKPEVVEESIWTAQEAIRKAPKLYGVPTGVEGLDELFFTSDIQEGKPVRKPLGGIPAYSVTNITGVSDTGKSLMAEQYTVMQASRGEPVAFITVESPAHFTITGIRERAKAMGIDFESIQDRIILIDAASHGRLRENIPDLLATLAHVIKTYKVRHTVIDSITGLYEAREMQARIVVRQLFNFMKKWYQTALFISQKRSGHEELTAEAAGGYAISHIVDCSMVLSKDIIFTQAQSRLYKKPIGEMVRLFRIDGCRMCGHDTRTHYMEITELGLVRIGPPLSA
- the ahcY gene encoding adenosylhomocysteinase, giving the protein MDYHVKDLSLAELGKKRIEWAERDMPVLRSIRERFSKEKPFKGIRISACLHVTTETANLMITLKEGGAEVFLTASNPLSTQDDTASALVKYYDIPVFAIKGEDTDTYYMHLREVIKREPHIVIDDGADLISTLHKEFPELAKRVYGGMEETTTGVIRLRAMAQQGVLQFPVIAVNDAYTKHMFDNRYGTGQSTIDAIMRATNRLIAGSYFVVAGYGWCGKGVAQRARGMGATVIVCEVDPIKALEAKMDGFLVMPMREACKLGDFFVTVTGNTSVIREEHFERMKDGAIISNAGHFNVEIDIEALERLSVSKREIRPFVEEYRLRDGRRLYLLAQGRLVNLASAEGHPASVMDMSFANQALSAEYILRNHQDLKKDVYRVPEEIDKEVASLKLRSMGVEIDQLTPEQVKYLSSWEFGT